ttacacatttaaatgtacaaattaaaaacattaataaatcaaatcaattaaaataaaaaatttcattttttattacattaaataaaaaatatatatatttatatatagtttatttaaatatggaataaaagaatataaataaaaaaatacaaaatagtaAATAGAATTTTTATTGTATAGAATATGCATTTTGCCTATATGTCCTGACTTTAGGGACCACCTGTGTTGTGTGTCGTTTCATCTCATTCTTTTTTTAGGCTGTGTGGAATTCGGGCCAGATGTTTCCTCCTCAGACAAAAGCATCAAAGTCATGTTAAATTCACAGGATAAGGTAGGGCTGCCTTGCAGAATTTCTTCATTCCAGTGCCTTTCTGATATTTGTTTGTCCCTTAGGTCTTCAATGAAATCCGAAATGAGCATTTCTCCAATGTCTTCAGCTTTCTAAGCCAGAAAGCCAGGAATCTCCAGACTGCGTATGATGTAAGTCTGTAGAGTTTTATAACCACCAGTTTATGAGACGTAATGTCATTGAAACTCAGGATACCACTGTATCATGGCCGATACcaatcttccttttttttttttttttttttttttactcgtcATAGTAATAGATTTGTATGCACATACTTTGCATAATATAGACATAGATAAGACAAGATATTAAATTGCCCACAACATGACGGCATGTTGCGCAAACACTTAATAGCTTTGACTCAGCTTGACATTGGCAGTCTCCTTCAATTTCacacatttgcagtaaaagtgactgttataattattagattagattcagctacaGAACCCTCCCTTTCtgtcttcagttgccattgttcacttgggacacaatccaggttttatactaaatatgattttacacatttaaaataaaaaatgtatagcaactcaccactaatgaatgataatgtaaaatCAATGAGCACCAAGTGGAATCAGAGTCATGGCGTAACCACTCACAGCACACATTGTGGTTACTCGTATGCTATACacatattgtattatatattgtattatcacatatttataaagtaTTACCTACCTATGGCCAGTGAAATGCGGTCTATtttcggagaaaaaaaatataaaaatcaatttttttgaccaaaaatgtgtgaatgctgaatcgtgaatgtgcggggatctgctgtacagtcgtcccttgccaaatcgcagttcgaattttgcggcttcactctattattgtttttcaaacatatattcattcataaatcatgctgtttcgtggttgaatatggcctcgtattagtttaaaaataggcacatttaagcaaattgtacgtattttttgtctaaattaagcattttcaatcataaaaatggctaaatgaacgaaaatacaaatataagcgtGAGTATTCTACCTTGGTCACTAGATTGTTCagcgagacaagcaccagaattGGTCGccagaacagcaggcttttattgcaggtttaacttatctcacaataataataacataataaaaatcataataataacacaggctactgttgcggccataacccacaacaagctaaagctcatctctgaacccccgacatcacttcctgtcctccacacattctGTTCCCCTACTAgagtttcatttatttcttaaatggcttttttttgttccctGATTATGTCTAGTAGAtggggtaatacaagtgtaaaggtgactattgggttgttatttcatgtctagagggctctaataatataaaattgtaaacaggttttctaagccgtaactatgaaaatattgtatttataaataaggaatcctacttttctgaaattcacttatcatggccgggtctggaaccaattaacagtgataaacgagggattactgtatatagttttttttccgATATCAGATCCCGTAAAATTTGTCTAGTGTCAGATCGATGCCGATCGTGACTATCGGATGGGACCATCCCTAAATGAAACTGTTTCACTTACAATTCCACAGAAGCGTCGAGGGATGGACATAAAGCAGATGAAGACGTTTGTGTCAGAGGAGCTTAAAGGCCTGAAACAAGAACATCGTCTTCTGAGCCTGCGTGAGTGTTGAAGTAGTCATTCACACTCATTCGTAGCAACTTTTGTCTGATGACTCCTGATCTCCTGTAGACATCAGTGCAAGTGAATCAAtaatgaagaagaaaacaaaacaggattTCCAGGAGCTGTTGAAGACAGAACACTGTAGGTTGCAAAAATGGTTGCATCCATTGGGTCTGTATGGATAATTTACATTGACACGAGTTTTCATGTATTGTTTTCTCACAGCTTTACTCGAAGGGTTTGAAATCCGTGAATGCACTTCTTTCATCGAGGAGCACATCAACAGGCAGGTGCGTAAACACAGTTTGTCGTCTATGCATGCCCCTCGAAAACCGAtctcatgtcttttttttttttttttaggtctccATGATAGAAAGTCTTCGACTGCTTTGTCTCCTGTCTTTAACAGAGAATGGTACAATAACTTCTTTTGATGTTTATGTTTCATGTACTTTGAAAAACAACTGCTGTGCTTGTATCATTTTTTGTCACCTGTAGGGCTCCTGCCAAAAGACTATCGGtcattaaaaacacaatatttacaGGTAAGATTCAGTCTGCTCTGCTGttgtgtcattattattatagcaATCGTACTGGCAGTGCTAAAAACCTATTGAATCCTCTAAGCCAGGgatgtccacactttttccaccaagggccacattgtgaaaaatgaaaggatgcaagcgccactttgatattttgtaaagcaacacatgtagttactgtatgctaagaagttatatgtatttcaacaaaaaactgcatgtcagctttgctatataggtgaaaaagcatattacagtggtgccttggttagcatcattaattcattccagtaaggtcagactcaaaccaaaacggactctaaccaaggtgagttttcccactgaaaataatgtaaatccaattcaaccgttccagacacccaaaaaatttaacacaaagcacattttatggacaataattatagttttacatgcagacagTGATGCAAAAATTATTACAAATTCATGGACGACtggacatttaacatcacttttacctttatttaaCTCTCTTTGCAAACAACAACCAGTTGGAGTGGAGTTTTGCAGAGAGGGAGGAGAGGGtattatgcttggagggcaatccctttttttctccttgatGCGTAATCCATAGACAGTAAAGAAGGAAAAATACAGCTGAGAGACTAAGTCTCTCTAACGtgttctgggtcttccccgaggtctCAACTTTGcaacaataaagtcacaatattatgagtaaaaaatttatattttcaaagcataaagttgaaatattcaagaaagtgttgttatattatgagaaacataaCCAAAGAATAAAGATGCtatgtttggaaaatttggtaGGAAAAACAGTTATGTTACGAGAACGAAATCTACATATTTGgtataaattcataatatgagaaaaaaagagtcatgagaatatagttgaaatatttgtttaaaaaacattttaaaatggaaaaatcagcaaaaatttttatattaataattggctttttcaccaataacacaaagctttctcAAAGGTATCAACAGTATTGATATTGGCATTGATCCACCCACTCTAATTCCATGAGTCCATGAGTTAATTTGCAAAACCATCTCatgttttaagtattttttaaacTCTGGTCTGATAAATATTACCTTCAATGTAGGCCTCATATTGCTGTCAGTGTTTGAAGCAGTGTTTGAGTGAAAGTTTTGTAGAGTAACATCGTCCCTGCCTGACTTCCATCAGAGCTATGGCGTGGAGCACCTGCTGACGTTCGCCAACCTCAGGCAGATGGGCTTGCTTGTGGAGCAGCAGCAGGGGGAAACACTGACTGTCATGGAGAACAAAGTGGGTAAACTGGTCAACGACAAAACTGCAGGTGAGGCTCCATTCGTGTACAAGACTGCTGATTATATAGGAAGACctaacattacttttttttttcttatcgcTTTTCCAGGGAAGCTGACAGATGCCTTTTCTTCTCTGGCAAAGAAAAGCCATTTCAGAGCCCTGAGCAGAAAGCTCAACTTGGTATAATGTCATCATCCATCTTATTTCTTTAATCATTTCATTCTGGTGGTGGTCTTTCATCCTTGTCTCTTGCTAGCATCTTTGCCAATTTCAACAATATCAAACAATGTAATTCATTCGTTGATCATTATTTGCTTAGTATATACATTCAACTGTATATACCCCAGTATTTCACCCCAGTATTTACATGGGTTACCTTCTGGATCCACaagcgaatggcgaaaaactcAAGAAATTGCCAAAAAGAATGTCTTAAAGGAaaaatcatggaaaaaatgattagaccacccttgtttcttcagtttattgatccattttaatgcctggtacaactaaaggcacttctgtttggacaaatataatgatgataacaaatatagctcataatagtttaatttaagagctgatgtcAAGCAACTTCCattgttttcttgataataaccaaaatcacttaagttcttacatgaatagctatagcattgtactgccaaaaaatgtaataactcttatgagctatttttgttgtcattgttatatttgtccaaacaaaggtagctTTAGTTGTATGGACTGGTTATCTACataaccatttttattttgatttgttgggttttttttttcatctttatttttttaacacctttATTCTTCTTTATCACTGCACAAGCTGTCTATCCATAGTCGCACGTGCCCTTTTCCTTTCTCTCCCTTTTAGAAAATGGTTAGATTTAAAGACAGGAATTGAACAAACTTTCAAGTAGCAAAATATGTCAACATGTAAACGTTATGGTGTGAATGATGGTAATGTCgggaacaaataaaccataaccAAAGCATATTGTGGTGTTCTACGTAAAGGTACCAAAGTCAGATGAAGAATATGACCTGCGCGTCCCTCGAGACATGGCTTACATCTTTAGCGGCGCATACGTCCCACTGAGCTGCAAGCTCATCGAACAGGTAAAgaagcatttttgtcatgcaagaAGGGGATGACACTATTTTGTGATGTGTCATTGTGGTTTTTTTGTTCTTCCCAGGTCTTGGAGCGGGATGGTTGGACTGGGCTTGAAGAAGTAGTCAGGTTGCTGAATGGGAATGAGTTTGTAGTCACAGGTCATTTGGCATTGCTTAACTTACTGTGCACAACGGCTGTGAACGGCAACGACCTGAAAGGTTTCTTGTCTCACGTCAGGCAACAACGGAGCCAAAAACGAGGCACAACGCGTCGTCCTTGTCATGTTCCTCGGGGGCTGCACCTTCTCTGAGATCTCTGCTTTACGGTTCCTCGGTAAAGAAAGAGGTAAAGACCTCCTAAAGGCTGGTGTTGCCTTGTGATGTTGAACGTATCCGCCAAACCTTTTTGACCGCTTTAGATGCTTAAAGCAATATGATGTAGGTTCATGTGTGCtataatacaggggtgtccaaactttttcctgcgcaggccacatagtgaaaaatgaaaggatgcaactttactACTTtgaaacacatgtagatatgctaagaagttatatatatttcaagaaaaactgtatctcagctttgtcatataggtgaaaaagcctattattagcatgaATGTCAGTCTTTGctatttttccccaatttttttttcccaaatagttcaactttgttcttataaattttcttcacataatattgactttattcgcaCAATATTTCCTCaactttccccaacctaattttcccaaacattacaactttattttgtttttcttgtttctcataatattccgacttccTTCCCCCCAGCCCCATTCTTTGATAtataaactctatgctactaaaatgacataatgacgagattattctcttaaaattgcaacatttttttcccattagaacATTACTTTTtctatgttgactttattcttgtaaaattactgctgaatttttcatttttgcatttctttttcatatttgaaaactttcttcttgtaattttttttctcataatattatgactttattccaataatgttttggctttattcctgtGATATTAGAACTCCCCCCCTTAaactatgctcctaaaatgacattattttgtctcatagtattacgagtttattctacaaaaaaatgcaacttttttctcctaatattttgacataaaaATTACAGCTCTATTACAGagcatcacaaagctgacatgcagctttttcttgaaatatgtaaaacttcttagcatttgacaaaatatcgaagtggcgcttgcatcctttcattttgtggcctttgctggaaaaggtttggacgccCGTGAGTTAGCACATCTGCTTCACAATACTGTGTACACAGGTACATTTTAATCcagatttacagtatatttcatttgattttttttcaatacagGATATACATTTATCGTGGTCACGACTGCAATTACAAACAGTTCAAGACTTTTGGAAGCCTTGCTGGACAACCACGTATGATGACGCCCCTCAGCTCATCTTGGTGGACATCACAAACATTCCCGTCACGTGCCGTTAGCCGTCGGCTGTCTGAAATGGAATACTTCCctccagtacacttcaataagtacacTGCACTTAATTTCTGAGTGCATTTCCCCCCCGTCCGCTATGTAGCCAAGATAGCGATCACCATCGCTGCACATGCTCATCATTTGGGGCGTGTCGACTGTAACATCCGGGTACTGATGAAGGTGCACTGACGAGTGCGCTTAAAATGCTAGGTGTAGTTATGCGAGTGCACCAATTGAGAGACAGCGCCTCGTCAAACTGTGACAGTCTGCATACGAATGTtgacttgttgtcaaagattgGAAAAGAATTGTGTAAATAATGCGCAGTGTTcataaatgttttattacaattgtgttgtcattgaaaaGCTTGCCTGGGGTGGATCAGACAGAACACTCACGTAACCCGGAGGAGATCAATACAGAAAATAATATGCAGCTTGATAGAAAAGGGATTGCAAGCTTGCTGTGTTTGATCCTTGCACCCCAGGGGCCAGTTTATGGGGGCGGTGTTGTTACACATTGTTTTTAGATGGATAGTGGACCTCCAGAGACCCCGCAAAATAGATAAGTGGACCAAATAGGTCCACTTGTAAAATAGTAGACCTCCAGAGACCCGGAAAAAATTTTGGTTTTTGCCAttctacaaaacaaaaaaatatatttacaaaaagctactttttttcagcctttttaCACAGCTAgaagtatattttttaaatatttttttgcctttttacaaaagtaaaaatatattaaaaatgtcttttgtttttcagcCCTTTTACAAGTActaaaaatatatcaaagttaaagtttttttctcctttttataaatcaaaatatatataaaaatcggAGGCGCTTTATTAaactaataatatttttttaaaaatagcagcTTTTTACAAAACtagaaatatatttaaaagatcaggtttttaaaatgaaaaaagcttTTTAAGCCTTTGTACAAAAcgaaaaatatatcaaaaataactttttggCCTTTGCTTTTgtacaaaagtaaaaatatattttaaaaatatagacTTTTTTCTGCCTTCTTACAAAATTAAACATACCGGTAATAAAAATatcagtttttctttttataaaacaaaaaaatataaaaatattatctTTTTAAAGCCATTTTATAAAACCAAAAAgcataaaatatatacaaaggTGTTCTTGTTTCTACAAagctaaaaatatataaattattttaaaaatagattttttttaaaacgcctttttactaaacaaaaaatatgttttaaaaaaaacttttatcagccttaagaatataaaataaaaactataaaataaaactataaaaatataaagtttTCAAAGCTTTTTACAACTCtacaaatatatacaagtaTCAACTTTTTTCGTTTttacaaaactaaaaaatataaaaataactttttaaatcattttcacaaaactaaaaatgtgtataaaaaatatcattttttcccttttttgtaagtgcatacaggtaaaatgacaactttttatcc
The sequence above is a segment of the Dunckerocampus dactyliophorus isolate RoL2022-P2 chromosome 3, RoL_Ddac_1.1, whole genome shotgun sequence genome. Coding sequences within it:
- the vps33b gene encoding vacuolar protein sorting-associated protein 33B, translated to MAFRATKDSPELPDFSLLKRLARDQLIYLLEQLPGKKDLFIEADLMSPLDRIANVSILKQHDVDKLYKVEYKPVISTSDQLCFLIRPRIQTVKWICDMVNADKAAGKCRRYKVIFTPQKFYACETVLEEQGVYGDVTMDEWAFYLLPLDNDIISLELPEFFRDNFVAGDQRWVRTAGSALHLLHSIYGPFSKVYGIGRCSKMAYESWREQVEEGDQKVRKSEIGNVFLIDRDVDFVTPLCSQVVYEGLVDDIFRIKCGCVEFGPDVSSSDKSIKVMLNSQDKVFNEIRNEHFSNVFSFLSQKARNLQTAYDKRRGMDIKQMKTFVSEELKGLKQEHRLLSLHISASESIMKKKTKQDFQELLKTEHSLLEGFEIRECTSFIEEHINRQVSMIESLRLLCLLSLTENGLLPKDYRSLKTQYLQSYGVEHLLTFANLRQMGLLVEQQQGETLTVMENKVGKLVNDKTAGKLTDAFSSLAKKSHFRALSRKLNLVPKSDEEYDLRVPRDMAYIFSGAYVPLSCKLIEQVLERDGWTGLEEVVRLLNGNEFVVTGNNGAKNEAQRVVLVMFLGGCTFSEISALRFLGKERGYTFIVVTTAITNSSRLLEALLDNHV